In Panicum virgatum strain AP13 chromosome 4N, P.virgatum_v5, whole genome shotgun sequence, a single window of DNA contains:
- the LOC120669202 gene encoding aspartyl protease family protein At5g10770-like codes for MALALPSLLFCLVLLVSPYLGCSYHTIYTHGGKHYAVRSLRGEDDNHGAAPAPARGPSPPRGAWVSIPVRGDPKEALPGAFQYHVVVGFGTPVQVVTVGFDTRTTGATLLKCTPCAATEPCDEAFEPSASSSLVQIPCGSPDCPFHGCSGPSCTLSISINNTLLGNATFVTDKLTLSGYATMDKFRFACLEAGFRPGDNSTGILDLSRNSHSLASRVPTFPGTVAFSYCLPSSARTAGFLSLGAIKPELSGRKVSYTPLRSNPGNGNLYVVDLVGVGLGGHDLSVPPTVLAGDTIVNLHRTFTYLRPEVYSALRDNFRQQMTEYKPAPPLGELDTCYNFTGRNFFAVPAVTLKFNGGADVVMSMNGMMYFPDPSNHFSIACLAFAALPTNAPEAAVIGSRAQSSMEVVYDVHGGKIGFVPYRC; via the coding sequence ATGGCTTTAGCGCTTCCATCCCTGCTCTTCTGCTTGGTGCTCCTTGTTTCACCTTACCTTGGCTGCTCCTACCACACCATCTACACCCATGGCGGAAAGCACTACGCTGTCCGCTCCCTTCGCGGAGAGGACGACAACCATGGGGCGGCCCCCGCCCCTGCGCGGGGACCGTCACCACCCCGCGGTGCCTGGGTTTCCATCCCCGTCAGAGGCGACCCGAAAGAAGCGCTGCCCGGGGCGTTCCAGTACCACGTCGTGGTTGGCTTCGGCACCCCGGTACAGGTGGTCACGGTGGGGTTCGACACCCGCACCACGGGCGCCACGCTGCTCAAGTGCACGCCGTGCGCCGCCACGGAGCCGTGCGACGAGGCCTTCGAGCCGTCGGCGTCGTCCTCCCTCGTTCAGATCCCCTGTGGCTCGCCGGACTGCCCCTTCCACGGCTGCTCCGGACCCAGCTGCACTCTCAGCATCAGCATCAACAATACTTTGCTGGGCAACGCAACCTTCGTGACCGATAAGCTCACGCTGTCGGGGTACGCCACCATGGACAAGTTCAGGTTCGCGTGCCTGGAGGCCGGGTTCAGGCCGGGGGATAACTCCACCGGCATCCTCGACCTCAGCCGGAACAGCCACTCGCTGGCGTCCCGCGTCCCTACCTTTCCGGGCACGGTCGCCTTCTCCTACTGCTTGCCGTCGTCCGCACGTACCGCGGGCTTCCTCTCCCTCGGCGCCATCAAGCCGGAGCTCTCCGGGCGCAAGGTGAGCTACACCCCGCTGCGGAGCAACCCCGGCAACGGGAACCTCTACGTCGTGGACCTCGTGGGGGTGGGCCTCGGCGGTCATGACCTCTCGGTCCCACCCACCGTCTTGGCCGGCGACACGATCGTCAACCTGCACAGGACCTTCACCTACCTGAGGCCCGAGGTGTACTCGGCCCTCCGCGACAACTTCCGCCAGCAGATGACGGAGTACaaaccggcgccgccgctcggagAGCTCGACACGTGCTACAACTTCACCGGGCGGAACTTCTTCGCCGTGCCGGCCGTCACGCTCAAGTTCAACGGCGGGGCAGACGTCGTCATGTCCATGAATGGGATGATGTACTTCCCCGACCCCAGCAACCACTTCTCCATCGCGTGCCTCGCTTTCGCAGCGCTGCCGACGAACGCGCCGGAGGCAGCGGTGATCGGGAGCAGGGCGCAGTCGTCGATGGAGGTGGTGTACGACGTGCACGGAGGGAAGATCGGGTTCGTCCCGTACCGCTGCTGA